The following nucleotide sequence is from Roseofilum reptotaenium CS-1145.
AGTGCTGGGCGCTGGGAATAGGGAATAGGGAATAGGAAAAACCCAGTAAATCATCGTAGGGTGGACAGGGAAAGAGTTGTCGCACTTGAATAATATCGCTTCTTCTCCTGCCTACCCTATCCCCTATTCGCACTGTGGTAACTTTTAAAAGCAGATTAGGAACAGGCAGTAATTATGATGTTGCGTGTCATTTCTCGTTTGGGTGTTGGGGTGATTTTACCGGCGATCGCCGCTTTCGGACTGATCGGGTGTGAAGAAGAAGATTCTTTTCTGCCACCAGCACCGCCCCCCGATATTTCTCAACCGGAGGTTCCCACAACTCCAGAAGTGGCAACCCCCACACCAACTCCCTCACCCAGTCCTACCCCTGCGGCGCAACCCACGACTCAACTGGCTGCCCCAGAAAATCCCGATCCCCAGGTGAATGCTCAAGTGCAGGAAACTCTAGATACAATGGCGAATAAGGGATATCCTAAAGCCAATCAAGGGGTATGGATGCAGTCTGGAGATACCCTATTAGCGAATTATCAAGGGACAACGTTATTACCCGCCGCCTCTCTAACCAAAATCGCCACCACATTAGCCGTATTAGACACGTTTGGCCCGAAACATCAATTTGTTACTCAAATTGGCTATACCGGAACCCTAGAGAATGGAGTGATTAATGGGGATTTAGTGATTATTGGAGATCGCGACCCCTTCTTTGTCTGGGAAGATGCGATCGCCCTCGGTAATGCTTTAATGAATATGGGGATCAAACAAGTGACGGGGGATTTAGTCATTGTTGGTTCCTTTTACATGAACTACGAAGAGAACCCTAAAACCTCTGGCGCTCTATTGCGTCAAGGCTTAAACGTGCAACTGTGGCCGGATCGAGCCTATCTGCAATATGAAACCCTACCTGACAATACCCCGCAACCGGAACTGAGTACGGGTGGCTTGATCAAGACAACAACCACAACACCCGCTAACGTTAAACCCCTTGTGCGTTATTCCTCCCTTCCCGTCGCCGAATTGCTGAAAAAAATGAACCAATACAGCAATAATCCCATGGCAGAAATGTTTGCTGGCATGGTGGGAAGTGCAGGAACCGTCGCCCAAAAAGCGGCCACTCTTTCTGGTGTCCCTCCAGCCGAGATTAAACTCATTAATGGATCGGGATTAGGGGAAGAAAACCAAATGTCCCCACGAGCGGCAATCGGCCTATTCTTAGGGATTCAAAAACTTTTACAACCCCATCAAATGACCATCGGTGATGTAGTTGCTATTGTCGGAGAAGACGAAGGCATCTTAACGTCACGCCCTTTACCCAAATTTGCCGTCCTCAAATCAGGCAGCCTCTACGCCGTCAGTACCCTGGGTGGAGCCTTGCCCACTGCCCAAAACGGGGTCGTTTGGTTTGCTATGTTTAATGGGGGTAGCTACTACGAAGATTTTCGAGAAGAGCAAGAAGCCTTCCTTAACAAACTCGTTCGTCAATGGGGAGTTGTATCGAGGCTACCGGAAGAATTAAAACCCAGCTTGCCTCCAACCTCTGGATCTCGGATCGAGAAAGTCAATTGATATGCCTCTTTTGTCACTCGGAGAAAACTTTGGTCTTGACTCAATTCTAGAACTCTTAGAGGATCGGCGATCGCGATCGCCGAAAATCACCCCATAAGCTATATAGCAGAAAAGG
It contains:
- a CDS encoding D-alanyl-D-alanine carboxypeptidase, which gives rise to MMLRVISRLGVGVILPAIAAFGLIGCEEEDSFLPPAPPPDISQPEVPTTPEVATPTPTPSPSPTPAAQPTTQLAAPENPDPQVNAQVQETLDTMANKGYPKANQGVWMQSGDTLLANYQGTTLLPAASLTKIATTLAVLDTFGPKHQFVTQIGYTGTLENGVINGDLVIIGDRDPFFVWEDAIALGNALMNMGIKQVTGDLVIVGSFYMNYEENPKTSGALLRQGLNVQLWPDRAYLQYETLPDNTPQPELSTGGLIKTTTTTPANVKPLVRYSSLPVAELLKKMNQYSNNPMAEMFAGMVGSAGTVAQKAATLSGVPPAEIKLINGSGLGEENQMSPRAAIGLFLGIQKLLQPHQMTIGDVVAIVGEDEGILTSRPLPKFAVLKSGSLYAVSTLGGALPTAQNGVVWFAMFNGGSYYEDFREEQEAFLNKLVRQWGVVSRLPEELKPSLPPTSGSRIEKVN